The genomic interval CGGCGGTGACGGCCGTGCAGACCGCCGTCGCGGGGGAGGGCGGGACGCCCGGGGACCGGCTCGCCGGCCACCACGCCGCCCTGCTCGTCCCGCTGGGAGCCGCCCTCCTCGCCGTGCTCGCCGGTGCGTCCGGACTGCGGACCCGTCGCGCCCCCACCGAGGAGAAGGCGGACCCCCGGACGCCGTGAGTCCAGGCGCTCGGCGAGAAGGGCCGCGGCCTCCGGTGTAGCCTCGCCGTGTCCGCAGCCGACGTCAGGACGGAGACGGCCCGCCCCATGTCACCGCTTCCCCGACGGCACCGGACCTGGCCCGCGGCCCTGGTGGAGGAGCGGGCCAGACCGGAGCGGATACGGCGGAGCGGGAACGGCTGGAAACTGGCCGTCGGCACGGTCTGCTTCGGCGCCTTCATGGGCCAGCTGGACGCCAGCATCGTCACCCTGACGTACGGCAGCCTCCGCACCGAGTTCCACGCCACGCTGGCCGCCGTCGAATGGGTCTCCCTCGCCTACCTGCTCACCCTCGTCGCCCTGCTCGTGCCCGTGGGACGGCTCTCCGACGCCCACGGCCGCAAGCTCTGCTACCTCTACGGCTTCCTCGTCTTCACCGCCGCCTCCGCCGCCTGCGGCCTCGCCACCTCGCTCGCCGCCCTGGTCGGCTGCCGGGTGGCCCAGGCCGTCGGCGCCGCCATGCTCCAGGCCAACAGCGTCGCCCTGGTCACCACCAGCGCGCCCCGCGGCCACCTGCGCGCCGCGCTCGGCGTGCAGGCCGCCGCGCAGGCCCTCGGGCTCGCCCTCGGCCCCACCCTCGGCGGCGTCATCGTGGCCTCGCTCGGCTGGCGCTGGGTCTTCGCCATCAACGTCCCCGTCGGGATCGTCGCCCTGATCGCCGGCCAGTACCTGCTGCCGCGCACCCGCGGCCGCAGCCGGGTCACCGGACTGGACCCGGCCGGCCCCGTCCTCCTCGCCACCGCCACGACCGGCTTCCTGCTGGGCCTGTCCGCCCTCTCCGGCCTGGGCGCGCCCACCGCCGTCACCGTCGCGCTCTTCGCCGTCGCGGTGGCCGCCGGCTGGGGCTTCGTCCGGCGCCAGCGGCACGCCACGAACCCTCTGGTCGACCCGGCGCCGCTGCGGGAACCGGCCGTCGCCACCGGCCTCGCCGGCGCCCTCGGCGACTACCTGGTGCTCTTCGGCCCCCTGGTCCTCGTCCCCCTCGTGCTGACCGACGCCGGAGCCTCCGAGCTGCACGCCGGACTCGTCCTCACGGCGCTGCCCGCCGGCTTCGCCCTGGCCGCCACCTGCGCCGAGCGGCTGCTCCCCGCCCGCCTCTCCGACCGGTCGCGCTGCGCCCTCGGCGCGGGCGCGGCCGCCTGCGCCCTGGCCGCGATGCTCGCCCTGCCCCTGCGGGCCCCGGCCCTGGTGCCGCTGCTGCTCCTGCTGGGCCTGGGCCTCGGCACCTACACCCCCGCCAACAACGCCCTGATCATGCGGGCCTTCCCGGCGCGCTCGGCCGGCACCGGCGGCGGCCTGGTCAACATGGTCCGGGGCCTGGGCACCGCGCTCGGCATCGCGCTCGTCACCCTGACTCTCCACCACTCCGGCACCGGCGGCCCCCGCCTGACCCTCGCGGCCCTGCTGTGCGTCGCCCTCCTCGTCCTGGCGGCGGCCCGCCCACCCCTGCGCCGCGCGTCGTCACCCGGACGCCCTTCCCGGAAAGCCGGGCGCTGAACGGCGAACTACCGTCCGCGACATGACGCCCGTACACCGCCGGCCCCGGATCCCCCTCCTGTCCGGCCCCGGACCCCGCCCGCGCCTGCCCCGCGCCGCCACGGTCTCCCTGCCGCTCGCCGCCGCCACCGTGCTGGCCCAAGGCCTCGCCGGCTGCGCCGGTCCCGACGAGAAGGCGGCCGCCGGGCCGGACACCGACTCCTACTACGAGCAGAGCGTCTCCTGGAAGCCCTGCGCCCAGGAGCGCGACCGGGAGGTCGACCGGGAGACGGACAAGTCCGACACCCGGGCCGAGTGCGGCTGGCTCAAGGTCCCGTACACCTACGCCGACCCCGGCAAGGGCGAACTGCGGCTCGCGGTCATGCGCTACCGCACCCGGGACCAGGACCACCGGGCCGGCTCCCTCGTGGTGAACTTCGGCGGCCCCGGAGAGTCCGGCCTCAAACAGCTCACGGCCTACGGCCCCGACGGCTTCAGCAAGGCCGGGACCCGCTACGACCTGGTCACCTTCGACCCGCGCGGCGTCGGCGCCAGCTCCCCGGTCCGCTGCGACGACGACCGCGACCCCCGCCGCACCGGCGAGGACGGCACCAGCCGCGCCGGCATGGCCGACTACCTCGCCGCCCAGGAGAAGGCCCTCAAGCGCTGCCGCACCGAGCCCGGCAGCGTCCTGCCGTACGTCGGCACCGTCAACACCGCCCGCGACCTGGACGTGCTGCGCGCCGCCCTGGACGAGGACCGGCTGCACTACCTCGGCTACTCCTACGGCAGCCGGCTCGGCGCGGTCTACGCCCACCACTTCCCCGGCAAGGTCGGCCGGATGGTCATGGACGGCGTCGACGAACCGGCCCCCGACATGAAGGAGACGACGCTCGCCCAGACGGCCGCCTACCACAAGGCGCTGCGCCACGCCGTCGACACCTGCACCCGGAAGGGCGACGAGGACTGTGTGCTCGGCGCCGACACCGACGACGCCATGGAGGAGATCGAGGAGGCCTTCGACGAGCTCGACGACGAGCCGCGCGACTGGCCCGACGGCCGGCGGCTCGACCGCGACACCGCCGTCGCCGAGACCATGGGCCTGCTGCGCTCCCGGGCCGGGCTGCCCGAGGTGCCGAACCTGCTGGCCGCCCTCGTCCACCACGTGCGCCCCGGCGAGTCCGCCACGATGGCCCGCGCCGCCGCCGAGCGCGCCGACGGCAAGGGCGCGGACGGCAGGTACGACAACTCCGACGACGCGCTGACCGCCATCAACTGCGCCGACACCGCCGGCCGGTACCGCACCGAGGACGTCCTCGACGCCTACGACGACTTCGTCCGGGCCTCGCCCGTGTTCGGCCCGTCCATGGCCGCGGGCATGGCCCTGTGCACCGGCTGGCCCGGGGCCGGCGACGACGCCGCCCGCGACGTCGGCGCCCCCGGCGCCCCGAAGATCCTCATGCACACCAGCGAGTACGACCCGGCCACCCCGGTCGACTGGCTGCCCCGGATGGCCCGGGCGGTCGGCCCGGCGGCGGTCACCATGACGGACCCGGGCGGCGGGCACAGCGTCTACGGCTCCGCGGACGCCGCCTGCGTCAACGAGCGCATCGACGCGTTCCTGCTGGACGGCACCCTGCCGCGGGACGGCACCCGGTGCACCTGACCGGAGGCGCCGGGCGGGCGCCAACGGTCAGTCCGGCGTCCCGGGGGCGGCCGGCAGCGCCTGCTCGGCCCAGATCGTCTTGCCGTCGGCAGTGAACCGGGTTCCCCAGCGCTCGGTGAGCTGGGCGACCAGCAGCAGGCCCCGGCCGCCCTCGTCGAACACCCGGGCCCGCCGCATCCGCGGCGAGGTGCTGCTGGCGTCCGACACCTCGCAGATCAGCGCGGCGACGTCGCGGATCAGCCGCAGCCGGATGGGCGCGTAGGCGTACCGCACGGCGTTGGTCACCAGCTCGCTGACGACCAGTTCGGTGGTGAACGACAGCTCCTCCAGCCCCCACGCGGCCAGCTGTTCCGAGGCGCGCTTGCGGGCGTCGGCGACGGCGGCCCGGTCGGCGGGCAGCTCCCAGTCGCGGACGTGCGCGGAGCCCAGGGAGCGGGTGCGGGCGAGCAGCAGCGCGATGTCGTCGGCGGGCCGCTCCGCCCGGTCGGGCAGCAGCGCGGCGAGCACGGCGTCACAGGTGGACTCCAGCGGCGCGGCCGGCCCGGACAGGGTCCCGCGCAGCGTCTCCAGGCCGGCGCCGATGTCGTGGTCGCGCCCCTCGACGAGCCCGTCGGTGTAGAGCGCCAGCAGGCTGCCCTCCGGCAGCTCCAGCTCGGCGGACTCGAAGGGCAGCCCGCCCAGGCCGAGCGGGGGACCGCTCGGGATGTCCAGATAGCGGGCGGCGCCCTCGGGGTGACCAGCAGGGGCGCCGGATGGCCCGCCCGGGCCATGACGCACCGCCGGGACACCGGGTCGTACACCACGTACAGGCAGGTCGCGCCCGTCTCCCGGACGGCGTGCGCGCCGGGTCCCGCGGCCTCCACCGCCTGGTCCTGCGCCAGCTGGATCACCAGGTCGTCCAGATGGGTGAGGAGCTCGTCGGGCGCCAGGTCGAGGTCGGCGAGGGTGCGCAGGGCGGCGCGCAGCCGGCCCATGACGGCGGAGGCCTGGAGGCCGTGGCCCACGACGTCGCCGACGACGAGCGCGACGCGGGCCCCGGACAGCGGGATCACGTCGAACCAGTCGCCGCCGATGCCGGCCTGGGAGCCGGCGGGCAGATACCGGGAGGTGACCTCGACCGCGCCCTGTTCGGGCAGCCGGCTGGGCAGCAGGTTGCGCTGGAGGGTGAGCGCGACCTCGCGCTCCAGGGCGTACCGCCGGGCGTTGTCGAGGCAGGTGCCGGCCCGGGCGGCGATCTCCTCGGCGAGCAGCACGTCGTCGGCGTCGAAGCCCGCGTCGGCGCCCTCGGCGGGGTCGAACGCGCCGACCGCGCCGGGGCCCCGGTGGAGGACGAACGTGACCACCCCGAGCACGGTGCCGCGCGCGCTCAGCGGCACGGCGAGGACGGACCAGACGCCCCGGGCCAGGACGTCGTCGGGGAGCGCGGGGGTGCCCGCCAGCCAGGCGCGCAGCGCCGGGTCGTCGGCGTGGCGCAGGCACGGCAGGCCGGAGGCCAGGGCGCGGGCCGGTGGCGAGTGCGGCGGATAGGTGTGCGCGGCGCCCGGGCCGGCCGCGCCCGTCACGGGGGCGCCGGAGGAGCGGCGGGCGGCGGCGCGGCGCAGCGTGGCGGCGCCCGTGTCGTCGTCGCGGCGGGGTTCGTCGCCCTGGGCGACGGACTCCAGGAGGTCGACGCCGGTGAAGTCGGCGAAACCGCCGGTGGTGACCTCCGTCAGCTCCTCGGCGGTGCGGGTCACGTCCAAGGTGGTGCCGATCCGCGCCCCCGCGTCGTTCACCAGCGCCAGCCGTTTCCGGGCCCAGTACTGCTCGGTGCGGTCGAGTGCCGCGAGGGACACCCCGCGCACCGTGCCCGCGGCGTCCTTGAGCGGGGTGAAGAAGGAGGCCCAGGCGCGTTCGCGGGATTCGCCGGGCGCCCGGAAATAGGCGTCCGTGCGGATGGGCTCGCCGGTGCGCAGGACCTCGTCCATCATCCGGCCGAATTCCTCGAACGGCGGGCCGGGGTGGATCTCCGCGAGGCGCAGCCCCAGAATCTCCCTCTCCGGGCGGCCGGAGATACGGATCATTTCGTCGTTGGCGCCCGCGAGACGATTCTCGTGGTCGTAGACGGAGGCCGCGATGGGGGACTGGGTGTACGCCCATTCCCGGAGCGGATCAGCCGGTTCCGCCCGGGGGTCGCGACCGTCCGGCGCGGGGGCCAGGAGCAGCCACAGCACGGTGTCCGGGCCGCTGCGGCACGGGCAGGCGCGCACGGGGATCCGTACGGTGTCGCCACCCCGGTGACGGGCCCGGACGGTGCCGCTCCACTCCTGGTGCCGGACCAGGGCGGTACGGGCCGGGCCGGGCAGCGGGGCGGCCAGCAGGCCGGCGGCGGGGCGGCCGACGATCTCGTCGGGGGACCAGCCGAGCCACTGCCGGGCGGCGGGGCTCCAGAGGGTGACGGCGCCGGCCGCGTCGACGGCGGCGACCGGGACCGCCGCCGCGGGGGCAGGGGGGTCGGCATAGGCGTCCATCGGCGCTCATCTCGGTTCTCGGTGCGCGGCGGGCCGTCCGCCGCCGTCTCCGTTCCGGCTGTCTCCTCCGTCCCCCTTCATTATCTTTCCCACCGGTATGACCGCCCACGCGTCGGCTGGGCAAGGCCGTGCGCCGGGGGCGTCCCGGTGGCGCGAATGACCGCTGGTCAGTCGCGTCACCGGGATGCTCCGTGCCAGGTCAGGCGGGCAGCTGTGCCTCGATGGCCCGGACGACCTCGTCCGCCTCGGGCTCCACGCGCGGGCGGAACCGGCCCACGATCTCGCCCTCCGGGGAGAGCAGGAACTTCTCGAAGTTCCACTGGACGTCACCGGCCTCGCCCGCCGCGTCCCGCGTCCGCGTCAGCTCGGTGTACAGCGGGTGGCGGCCGTCGCCGTTGACGTCCGCCTTCTCGAACAGCGGGAAGCTGACGCCGTACGTCGCCGAGCAGAAGGCCGCGATCTCCTCGGCCGAGCCCGGCTCCTGCCCCGCGAACTGGTTGCTGGGGAAGCCGAGCACGGTGAAGCCGCGCGCGGCGTAGCGCTGCTGGAGCCGCTCCAGCCCCTCGTACTGCGGGGTGAGCCCGCACTTGGACGCCACGTTCACCACCAGCAGCGCCTTGCCGCGGTGGTCGGCCAGGGAAGCGGGCTCGCCGGAGAGGGTGCGCAGCGGAATGTCGTACAGACTCATGGGGAACTCCTCGGGCGGAAATGGGATGACACGCGCTCATGACGCGTGCGCGTTCTCGTCAACCGTCCCGGTGGGCCCGCTCTTCCCGCGCGTTTCCGGTGGGGTGACCCTCGTGAATGAGCCGTACCGCAGATCCCCTGACACCGGCACCAGTCGGTCGGATACGGAGAAATTCCAACTACTTACGATCGAGTTGCTACGGAATTGAGACAGTCATGGGCGATCCGGCCCTGGTGCCCATGACATCCTGAGCCGTCACAGTTCTGCCGGACGGGATCGGCGGACGTCCGGGGATTACGAGGATGCACCAATGAGAATCTGCTTCCTGGTGGAGGAGCAGTACCGGCACGACGGCATGCCGGTGGACGTCATCCGCCAACTCTCCGCATGGGGTCACCGGGTGGACGTGCTCCGCCCCGGGGGCTCGCTCCTGAAGCTTTCGGAGACCGTGCGGGCGGGCGAACACGACGCGTGGGTGCTCAAGACGGTGTCCGGCGGACCCGGCCTCACCCTCCTGGAGGCCGCCGCGAACGTCGGCCTGACCACCGTCAACGACGCCCGGTCGATCCGCGGGGTGCGCGACAAGGCGC from Streptomyces albireticuli carries:
- a CDS encoding MFS transporter — its product is MSPLPRRHRTWPAALVEERARPERIRRSGNGWKLAVGTVCFGAFMGQLDASIVTLTYGSLRTEFHATLAAVEWVSLAYLLTLVALLVPVGRLSDAHGRKLCYLYGFLVFTAASAACGLATSLAALVGCRVAQAVGAAMLQANSVALVTTSAPRGHLRAALGVQAAAQALGLALGPTLGGVIVASLGWRWVFAINVPVGIVALIAGQYLLPRTRGRSRVTGLDPAGPVLLATATTGFLLGLSALSGLGAPTAVTVALFAVAVAAGWGFVRRQRHATNPLVDPAPLREPAVATGLAGALGDYLVLFGPLVLVPLVLTDAGASELHAGLVLTALPAGFALAATCAERLLPARLSDRSRCALGAGAAACALAAMLALPLRAPALVPLLLLLGLGLGTYTPANNALIMRAFPARSAGTGGGLVNMVRGLGTALGIALVTLTLHHSGTGGPRLTLAALLCVALLVLAAARPPLRRASSPGRPSRKAGR
- a CDS encoding glutathione peroxidase, which produces MSLYDIPLRTLSGEPASLADHRGKALLVVNVASKCGLTPQYEGLERLQQRYAARGFTVLGFPSNQFAGQEPGSAEEIAAFCSATYGVSFPLFEKADVNGDGRHPLYTELTRTRDAAGEAGDVQWNFEKFLLSPEGEIVGRFRPRVEPEADEVVRAIEAQLPA
- a CDS encoding alpha/beta hydrolase → MTPVHRRPRIPLLSGPGPRPRLPRAATVSLPLAAATVLAQGLAGCAGPDEKAAAGPDTDSYYEQSVSWKPCAQERDREVDRETDKSDTRAECGWLKVPYTYADPGKGELRLAVMRYRTRDQDHRAGSLVVNFGGPGESGLKQLTAYGPDGFSKAGTRYDLVTFDPRGVGASSPVRCDDDRDPRRTGEDGTSRAGMADYLAAQEKALKRCRTEPGSVLPYVGTVNTARDLDVLRAALDEDRLHYLGYSYGSRLGAVYAHHFPGKVGRMVMDGVDEPAPDMKETTLAQTAAYHKALRHAVDTCTRKGDEDCVLGADTDDAMEEIEEAFDELDDEPRDWPDGRRLDRDTAVAETMGLLRSRAGLPEVPNLLAALVHHVRPGESATMARAAAERADGKGADGRYDNSDDALTAINCADTAGRYRTEDVLDAYDDFVRASPVFGPSMAAGMALCTGWPGAGDDAARDVGAPGAPKILMHTSEYDPATPVDWLPRMARAVGPAAVTMTDPGGGHSVYGSADAACVNERIDAFLLDGTLPRDGTRCT